A single window of Rubripirellula lacrimiformis DNA harbors:
- a CDS encoding AMP-binding protein, which produces MNGWQIALAVLAAVLVALLVMAIVSPRRFVRLPFRILLPILYRKRVIGLDNLPREGGCVVISNHLSWIDGILILWMLPRNVRFVVDGGNFTHPIAKYLGDAFDTIFMTGNPKSIGRALRAGRKALNDGDVVGIFPEGTLSRTGQLQAFKAGVTKILKGTEAPIVPMWMEGMWGSIFSFSGGKFFFKWPKQFRRTLTLYIGEPLPTKTPLEIARTRVQSLGARANIDQRKHYPILAKRMIRVWRRRGSELQAADSLGTEASGRDMLIRTLALRRTLAREVFSKDEQYVGVLLPPSVGGVVVNVALAMDRRISANLNYTVSSDVVNHCIREVGIKHVLTSERFMSKLDLDIDAEVVLLDSLAKKVTKMDKAIAFIQATLVPAWILDHVLGLSKIDGDDLLTIIFTSGSTGMPKGVLLSNANISHNVDAIERAVKLDTSDTVLGVLPFFHSFGYSVTLWAAMALGPRGIYHFNPLDSKQVGKLSEKYGVTVLLATPTFLRGYLRRVKPEQFAKLDAVVVGAEKMPKELFDGFEKQFGVRPVEGYGATELSPLVSVNIPPSRSSAVYQADRVEGSVGRPLPGIATRVLSPETGEEMLAGEDGMLMVTGPNVMKGYANQAEMTGKAIQDGWYVTGDIANVDDQGFIHITGRLSRFSKIGGEMVPHVRIEEELAKLFSEGDDDDQLRCCVTAVPDPKKGERLIVLHLASEKDIDTIRKGLSEAGLPNLFIPSRDGFQEVDAIPMLGTGKLDLKGAKEKAADLTQSPSSTA; this is translated from the coding sequence GTGAACGGTTGGCAAATTGCGTTGGCGGTCCTAGCCGCGGTCTTGGTTGCATTGCTGGTGATGGCGATCGTGTCACCCCGTCGGTTCGTGCGACTGCCATTCCGCATTCTGCTGCCGATTTTGTACCGCAAACGTGTGATCGGTCTCGACAATCTTCCCCGCGAAGGTGGATGCGTCGTGATCAGCAACCATCTTTCCTGGATTGACGGGATCCTGATCCTGTGGATGTTGCCCAGGAACGTCCGCTTTGTCGTCGATGGAGGCAATTTTACGCATCCGATCGCCAAGTATTTGGGCGACGCGTTCGACACGATTTTCATGACGGGAAATCCGAAATCGATCGGCCGAGCACTCAGGGCCGGCCGCAAAGCACTCAATGACGGCGACGTGGTGGGAATTTTCCCCGAAGGGACTCTCAGCCGGACTGGCCAACTGCAGGCCTTCAAAGCGGGCGTCACCAAAATCCTGAAAGGGACCGAGGCGCCGATCGTTCCCATGTGGATGGAAGGAATGTGGGGAAGCATCTTCAGCTTCTCTGGTGGCAAGTTTTTCTTCAAATGGCCCAAGCAGTTTCGACGCACTCTGACGCTGTACATCGGTGAACCTTTGCCGACAAAAACGCCGCTGGAAATTGCTCGAACCCGTGTGCAATCACTCGGCGCACGCGCGAACATCGATCAACGCAAACACTACCCCATCTTGGCCAAACGGATGATCCGGGTTTGGCGACGTCGTGGATCCGAACTGCAGGCCGCCGATTCGTTGGGGACCGAGGCCAGCGGACGCGACATGCTGATCCGGACCTTGGCCCTGCGGCGAACGCTGGCCCGCGAAGTGTTTTCGAAAGACGAACAGTACGTCGGCGTGCTGTTGCCGCCCAGCGTCGGTGGCGTCGTGGTGAACGTCGCCTTGGCCATGGATCGACGTATTTCTGCAAACCTGAATTACACCGTCAGCAGTGATGTCGTGAACCACTGCATCCGAGAAGTTGGCATCAAACACGTGCTGACGTCCGAGCGATTCATGTCCAAATTGGACCTGGACATCGATGCCGAAGTTGTGCTGTTGGATTCGCTGGCAAAGAAGGTCACCAAAATGGACAAGGCGATCGCCTTTATCCAAGCGACCTTGGTGCCGGCGTGGATCCTGGATCATGTGTTGGGGCTGTCCAAGATCGATGGTGACGATCTGTTGACGATCATCTTCACCAGCGGTTCCACGGGGATGCCCAAGGGGGTGCTGTTGTCCAATGCCAACATTAGCCACAACGTCGATGCGATCGAACGAGCCGTGAAGTTAGACACCAGCGATACGGTGTTGGGCGTCCTGCCGTTCTTCCATTCCTTCGGTTACTCGGTCACGTTGTGGGCAGCGATGGCGCTTGGTCCCCGAGGGATTTATCACTTCAATCCGCTGGATTCCAAACAGGTTGGCAAACTTTCGGAAAAGTATGGTGTCACCGTGTTGTTGGCGACGCCAACGTTCCTGCGCGGTTACTTGCGGCGCGTCAAACCTGAACAGTTTGCCAAGTTGGATGCGGTCGTGGTGGGCGCCGAAAAGATGCCCAAAGAGCTGTTCGATGGTTTCGAAAAACAATTTGGTGTTCGCCCGGTCGAAGGCTACGGAGCGACCGAGCTTAGTCCGTTGGTGTCGGTCAATATTCCTCCGTCCCGATCATCCGCGGTGTACCAGGCCGATCGTGTCGAAGGTTCGGTCGGTCGCCCCCTGCCGGGCATTGCAACACGCGTTCTGTCGCCTGAAACCGGCGAAGAAATGTTGGCCGGTGAAGACGGCATGTTGATGGTTACCGGTCCCAACGTGATGAAGGGATACGCCAACCAAGCCGAGATGACCGGAAAGGCAATTCAGGATGGTTGGTACGTCACCGGCGATATCGCCAACGTAGACGACCAAGGTTTTATCCATATCACCGGTCGGCTAAGTCGTTTTTCGAAGATCGGCGGTGAAATGGTTCCACACGTGCGAATCGAAGAGGAACTGGCCAAGTTGTTTTCCGAAGGCGACGACGACGATCAACTTCGTTGCTGTGTGACCGCCGTTCCGGATCCGAAAAAGGGTGAACGGTTGATCGTTCTGCACCTTGCATCCGAAAAGGATATCGACACGATTCGAAAGGGACTCAGCGAAGCCGGTTTGCCGAATTTGTTCATTCCCAGCCGCGATGGATTCCAAGAAGTCGACGCGATCCCAATGCTTGGAACGGGAAAATTGGACCTGAAGGGTGCCAAAGAAAAAGCGGCCGACCTAACGCAGTCGCCAAGCAGCACAGCCTGA
- the coaE gene encoding dephospho-CoA kinase (Dephospho-CoA kinase (CoaE) performs the final step in coenzyme A biosynthesis.) yields MLVIGIVGSPAGGKSTVASQLQELGATWINADLIARDVLQTADVQAKLIRHFGNEIAGNDGQIDRSKLALRVFGADDAKRDALLYLESVVHPRTRQTIDARLRQAGVENRPAAILDVPLLFESGWDVACDEIWCVDSSFPNRLDRASRRGWDADELKRRQANQLDINIKKQNSTLVLENNDSLDQLIHSVRENYQALIQRQSMGAAAMDTDHCI; encoded by the coding sequence ATGCTTGTCATTGGCATCGTCGGCAGTCCTGCGGGCGGCAAATCAACCGTTGCGAGCCAGCTACAGGAGCTGGGAGCTACCTGGATCAATGCCGATCTGATCGCACGAGATGTCCTTCAAACGGCCGATGTGCAGGCAAAACTGATCCGCCACTTCGGTAACGAAATTGCCGGTAATGACGGCCAAATCGACCGTTCAAAGCTGGCGTTGCGTGTTTTCGGGGCTGACGATGCCAAGCGAGACGCACTATTATATCTAGAGAGCGTCGTGCATCCGCGGACTCGTCAGACGATTGATGCACGACTTCGTCAAGCTGGTGTCGAAAATCGCCCCGCTGCTATCCTGGATGTGCCGCTCCTTTTCGAATCCGGGTGGGACGTCGCGTGCGACGAAATCTGGTGCGTCGATTCAAGCTTTCCGAATCGATTGGACCGAGCGTCACGTCGCGGCTGGGATGCCGATGAATTGAAACGACGACAGGCGAACCAGCTAGACATCAACATCAAAAAACAAAACAGCACCCTCGTGCTAGAGAACAACGATTCACTTGACCAACTGATTCACAGCGTTCGCGAAAACTACCAAGCGCTGATCCAACGGCAGTCCATGGGGGCAGCCGCGATGGATACCGACCACTGCATCTGA
- a CDS encoding response regulator transcription factor encodes MSDPIVFVIDDDADSRRVVVELIATMSLPVQDYDSAEAFLSDYKGQRPACIVTDQRMPGMSGIDLIERLQQEDLTIPVVVVTAFPDTQSTVRAVRGGAISLIEKPCSHDKLWAGILEAIRLDNRNSVKDAEREHAKKKIDSLNDHEREVVRLLIEGLANKVIASRLEVSLRTVESRRAKILSKFEVTSIAGMVKIWLTGQPD; translated from the coding sequence ATGTCTGATCCGATTGTATTCGTCATTGATGACGACGCCGATTCGCGACGAGTCGTCGTCGAACTGATCGCAACCATGTCACTGCCCGTTCAGGACTACGACTCTGCCGAGGCGTTCCTAAGCGATTACAAGGGACAGCGTCCGGCGTGCATCGTCACCGATCAGCGCATGCCAGGCATGAGCGGGATCGATCTGATCGAACGACTGCAGCAGGAAGACCTGACCATCCCCGTGGTCGTGGTCACAGCGTTCCCCGACACGCAGTCGACGGTTCGTGCGGTGCGAGGCGGGGCGATCAGTTTGATCGAGAAGCCGTGCAGCCACGACAAGCTATGGGCTGGGATCCTGGAAGCAATCCGCCTGGACAACCGCAATAGCGTCAAAGACGCTGAACGAGAACACGCAAAGAAGAAGATCGACAGCCTGAACGATCACGAGCGTGAAGTCGTCCGCCTGTTGATAGAAGGGCTGGCAAACAAGGTGATCGCTTCTCGATTGGAGGTCAGCCTGCGAACGGTCGAGTCGCGTCGGGCGAAGATCCTTAGCAAGTTCGAAGTCACCTCGATTGCCGGCATGGTCAAGATTTGGCTAACCGGCCAACCCGACTGA
- the rho gene encoding transcription termination factor Rho has translation MSAHRHPSRDNSGPNRKAGPRDHRDQRQSNGRPRHPDKDVDQRIRELDAERDPLSLPEEIVSEANKAGQRVGIPTTDDSQPKWNISDLQKSSLDSLIQLASEEGITSEGEFEQGAAISKQELIFRILKHRMKANGLMYGEGTLEILPDGFGFLRSPLYHYLSCPDDIYVSPSQIRRFGLQTGSHVAGQIRPPKENERYFALLRIEAINRQDPSARGSVIPFDELTPLHPNDRIILEHDGAEMSTRVVDMLTPIGFGQRGLIVSPPRAGKTILMQQMARAVLKNYPDAYTFILLIDERPEEVTDMEREVCGPQCEVISSTFDEPAQRHIQVAQMVIEKAKRMVEAGTDVVIFLDSITRLARAHNSDGESTGKLLSGGLDAGALQKPKALFGSARKVEEGGSLTILATALVDTGSRMDDIIFEEFKGTGNLEIVLDRALVDRRVWPAIDISRSGTRREEMLLDPEEYRRISNLRRDIIEMSPADAMMKLTKGLRQTQNNAEFLLSLKDDD, from the coding sequence ATGTCTGCTCACCGGCATCCCTCTCGGGATAACTCCGGCCCCAACCGAAAGGCGGGGCCGCGTGATCACCGAGATCAACGACAATCCAATGGTCGACCACGGCACCCTGACAAGGATGTCGACCAGCGCATTCGCGAACTCGACGCTGAACGCGACCCTCTTTCGTTGCCCGAAGAAATCGTCAGCGAAGCCAACAAAGCGGGCCAGCGCGTCGGTATCCCCACGACGGACGATTCGCAACCAAAATGGAATATCTCGGACCTGCAAAAGTCGTCGCTGGACAGTTTGATCCAGTTGGCGTCCGAGGAAGGCATCACCAGCGAAGGTGAGTTCGAACAAGGCGCCGCGATCAGTAAACAAGAACTGATCTTCCGCATTCTCAAGCATCGCATGAAGGCGAACGGCTTGATGTACGGCGAAGGCACACTTGAAATCCTGCCCGATGGCTTCGGATTCCTGCGATCGCCGCTGTATCACTACCTTTCATGCCCGGACGACATCTACGTGTCGCCCAGCCAGATCCGACGATTCGGACTGCAAACCGGTTCGCACGTTGCTGGCCAAATTCGTCCGCCGAAGGAAAACGAACGGTACTTTGCATTGCTGCGGATCGAAGCGATCAATCGGCAAGATCCGTCGGCACGTGGCAGTGTTATCCCATTCGACGAACTGACACCGCTGCACCCCAACGACCGAATCATCTTGGAACATGACGGAGCGGAAATGTCCACTCGCGTCGTCGACATGCTGACACCGATCGGGTTCGGCCAACGCGGGTTGATCGTCAGCCCACCGCGCGCCGGCAAGACGATTCTGATGCAACAGATGGCTCGCGCGGTCCTGAAAAACTATCCGGACGCGTACACGTTCATCCTGCTGATCGACGAACGTCCCGAAGAAGTGACGGACATGGAGCGCGAGGTATGCGGTCCGCAGTGCGAAGTGATCAGCAGTACCTTCGACGAACCCGCCCAGCGTCACATCCAAGTCGCGCAAATGGTCATTGAAAAGGCCAAGCGGATGGTCGAAGCCGGTACCGACGTGGTCATCTTCTTGGATTCGATCACCCGCCTAGCGCGAGCCCACAACTCCGATGGCGAATCGACCGGAAAACTACTCTCCGGTGGACTCGATGCGGGTGCACTGCAGAAACCCAAAGCACTGTTCGGTTCGGCCCGCAAAGTCGAAGAAGGCGGTTCGCTAACCATTTTGGCGACAGCCCTTGTCGATACCGGCAGCCGGATGGACGACATCATCTTTGAAGAGTTCAAAGGAACCGGTAACCTAGAAATCGTGCTCGACCGAGCTCTCGTCGACCGACGTGTTTGGCCCGCCATCGACATCAGCCGCAGCGGAACCCGCCGCGAAGAAATGTTGTTGGACCCCGAAGAGTATCGCCGAATTTCAAACCTTCGCCGCGATATCATTGAAATGTCGCCGGCCGACGCAATGATGAAACTAACCAAGGGTCTACGTCAGACCCAGAATAACGCTGAATTCCTATTGAGTCTAAAAGATGACGACTGA
- a CDS encoding DUF3859 domain-containing protein, producing the protein MAKRKPEIRMRTFGIYSHWDAESKELPRFRQSTTRVRADVGVEFGFVVNVKHCKNQPLTYCIDHPGIKDENGQRRLPFDGVVYIKTNDWNFYLGDTVWEPVADKLGDWCLTLHLDGAIVAEKTFCLHLDDEVSS; encoded by the coding sequence ATGGCGAAGCGAAAACCCGAGATCCGAATGCGTACCTTTGGCATCTATTCCCATTGGGACGCAGAGTCCAAAGAATTGCCTCGCTTCCGACAGTCCACGACGCGTGTCCGTGCCGACGTTGGCGTCGAGTTTGGCTTTGTCGTGAACGTCAAGCACTGCAAGAACCAGCCGCTGACCTACTGCATCGACCACCCCGGAATCAAAGACGAAAACGGCCAGCGTCGACTGCCGTTTGATGGTGTGGTCTATATCAAGACGAATGACTGGAATTTCTACTTGGGTGACACCGTGTGGGAGCCCGTTGCGGATAAACTGGGCGATTGGTGTCTAACGCTGCATCTAGACGGTGCGATCGTTGCTGAGAAAACGTTCTGTTTGCATCTCGATGACGAAGTGTCCAGCTGA
- a CDS encoding response regulator: MLKKLDQTQPDPNRPTVLVVDDTAVIRRVLTKILEGLGYTTIVADDGQTAWRAIVDFHPTAVVTDLEMPNMKGDTLVAEIRGSSDARIADMPIIVCSSKSDDFTVAQLKSLGADAFLSKPVSSQILTQAANRLF, encoded by the coding sequence ATGTTGAAAAAGTTAGATCAGACCCAACCCGATCCGAATCGGCCCACCGTTTTGGTTGTCGATGATACCGCGGTGATCCGAAGGGTTCTGACCAAAATTCTTGAAGGTCTTGGATACACGACGATCGTCGCTGACGACGGTCAGACGGCATGGAGGGCGATCGTTGATTTTCATCCCACCGCCGTCGTGACAGACCTGGAGATGCCCAACATGAAGGGCGATACGTTGGTCGCTGAAATTCGCGGCAGTAGCGACGCCAGAATCGCGGACATGCCGATCATCGTGTGCAGTTCGAAATCGGATGACTTCACGGTTGCGCAGCTGAAGTCCCTGGGGGCCGACGCGTTCCTGTCTAAACCTGTGTCTAGCCAGATTCTGACCCAAGCCGCCAATCGGCTGTTTTGA
- the ribH gene encoding 6,7-dimethyl-8-ribityllumazine synthase, which produces MTTEKMPESSARPGEIHGIDGDLPEGKVVIVASRYNAAICDALVDGAKQTILDAGYPEHLIPIVRVPGAWELPTVVRTTIDDEEVVGVIALGCVIKGETTHDEHINRAVSTSLMDLAMESGIPIGFGVLTCNTQAQAEARAAQPDQKEGAVGNKGIEAANAVLELLRLNQKLASEV; this is translated from the coding sequence ATGACGACTGAAAAGATGCCTGAATCCTCCGCTCGCCCAGGCGAAATCCATGGCATCGACGGCGACTTGCCCGAGGGCAAAGTGGTCATCGTGGCCAGTCGATACAACGCTGCAATTTGCGATGCGTTGGTCGATGGTGCGAAGCAAACAATTTTGGATGCGGGCTATCCCGAACACCTGATCCCGATCGTACGCGTTCCCGGTGCATGGGAATTGCCAACGGTCGTGCGAACCACGATCGATGACGAAGAAGTCGTTGGAGTGATCGCACTAGGTTGTGTGATCAAGGGCGAAACCACGCACGACGAACACATCAACCGTGCGGTTAGCACCTCGCTGATGGACCTGGCAATGGAAAGCGGCATCCCGATCGGATTCGGCGTTCTAACCTGCAACACACAGGCCCAGGCCGAAGCCCGCGCTGCCCAACCGGACCAAAAAGAAGGTGCCGTTGGCAACAAGGGAATCGAAGCCGCCAATGCGGTCCTAGAACTGCTGCGTCTGAACCAGAAACTCGCATCCGAAGTTTAA
- a CDS encoding peroxiredoxin family protein, with translation MMLLSSVALGVTIGCTPSLENRLPDADANETAAANSAIDAKSVLDSNGASANEAGDPAIADGSPNLVAVAPTLNGPANAAPVPVSDDKFTMPAVSDQTITSSAPESQTVATQLVAVDDKIEFTDHVKSNREDDGSIAGLSFIDTQGNDVTVGQYKGKKHVLLVFTRGFNGSLCPYCTTQTSRLIANYDEFKRRDTEILLVYPGSKDQLPQFLDATRRSPTASAFPFPVLLDEDLVAVKKLQISAHLAFPSTFLIDRDGNVRLSYVGASPSDRPSIKALLEQVDQLGS, from the coding sequence ATGATGCTTCTTTCCAGCGTCGCATTGGGCGTGACGATCGGGTGTACACCCAGCCTAGAGAATCGTCTCCCGGACGCTGATGCGAACGAAACCGCCGCCGCCAACAGTGCGATCGATGCAAAGAGCGTCTTGGATTCCAACGGGGCCAGTGCGAACGAGGCCGGTGATCCAGCGATCGCCGATGGGTCGCCCAATCTGGTTGCCGTGGCGCCGACCTTGAACGGTCCCGCCAACGCCGCGCCGGTGCCTGTGTCGGATGACAAGTTCACCATGCCGGCGGTCAGCGACCAGACAATCACGTCTTCCGCGCCCGAATCACAAACCGTCGCAACTCAATTGGTCGCTGTGGACGATAAGATCGAGTTCACCGACCACGTCAAAAGCAATCGCGAGGACGATGGATCGATTGCTGGGCTGAGCTTCATCGATACGCAGGGCAACGACGTGACCGTGGGCCAGTACAAAGGCAAAAAGCACGTGCTGTTGGTGTTCACGCGTGGGTTCAACGGATCGCTGTGCCCGTACTGCACGACCCAAACGTCGCGTTTGATCGCGAACTACGACGAGTTCAAGCGGCGTGACACCGAGATCCTGTTGGTTTATCCGGGATCGAAAGACCAACTGCCGCAATTCCTAGATGCCACTCGAAGGTCACCGACGGCCAGCGCTTTCCCATTTCCCGTTCTGCTTGACGAAGACCTAGTGGCGGTCAAGAAGCTTCAAATCTCTGCCCACCTTGCCTTTCCTTCCACCTTTTTGATTGACCGCGACGGAAACGTTCGGCTGTCCTACGTTGGGGCTAGCCCATCGGACCGGCCATCGATCAAAGCGTTGTTAGAACAAGTCGATCAGCTGGGTTCGTAG
- a CDS encoding beta-propeller fold lactonase family protein, which produces MTHPFASIRSFVQSLIPRSRRWCPGNSWIFAAVAIGGCALHSIASAGDQPMVVSLAGSGQLAVVSVADDGKLTVKSQTAMEGRPGASCFDATGRNLYVGSDSPSKIAVLRPDGDGLQSLQTVDVPAKPSFLAIDPSGRFLVASYYQTGQVSVHRILGEGRLSNRPVQLLDVGPHAHCVTFDSHGKFVFVSHTSSNSISQFVFDNKSGKLVPNTDVRLQREPGSGPRHLGFHPGDKFAYGSDEQGLSVTAYQIDSSSGTLARLQTCSTVPANFDGKGTASHVEVHPSGKYVYVANRGHGTIAGLTIDAESGALERFQNAATEPVVRSFCIAPDGRYLVAAGQRSDILVSYRIADDGRLEPADKLTIGATPWWVTCFRASQTPAQISTGKNERRADAMSADGRSSSPVPASGQATLSLGQGTMAGEVGESSALLQTRLTLGTALNADLDLVGSPGVARFEWSTSPDFADVKRSPWQTSVAQRDYIVRVTADNLEPDTKYFYRVIFGTSPSNTDTGPTCSLRTLPGPGGSRPVKLIVGSCMNYIKFMHGRAGNAGGPLTATPEDKRLGFPAFVSMKDAMPDFFVGTGDIVYYDNPYRVSTTVEELRRCWHEQFRFPRMIEFFQHVPAYWSKDDHDYRYNDSDNETDRAPLPQTAVRLFNEQLPIAAIDVVQPRAYRTIRVSRDVQIWLTEGREFRSANDAPDGPAKSMWGKVQRDWIKSTLQDSDAKWKLIISPTPMVGPDDGYKKDNHTSLEGFRHEANQFFDWVEQKQIENLFLVCGDRHWQYHSIHPKGVNEFAVGALNDENSRMGVLPGAEFGTDPTGQIIQPYTSREPSGGYLQIIAGDSLDVQFFDDQATRLYRIVFP; this is translated from the coding sequence ATGACCCATCCGTTTGCTTCGATACGATCATTTGTGCAAAGTCTGATTCCACGCAGCCGGCGATGGTGCCCCGGCAACAGCTGGATCTTCGCGGCCGTCGCGATCGGGGGCTGCGCACTGCATTCGATTGCCAGCGCCGGCGATCAACCCATGGTGGTGTCTCTAGCCGGATCCGGGCAGTTGGCGGTGGTGTCGGTAGCCGACGATGGCAAGCTGACCGTGAAATCACAGACGGCGATGGAAGGGCGTCCGGGGGCGTCCTGTTTTGACGCGACCGGTCGGAATCTGTATGTCGGATCGGATTCACCATCCAAGATTGCGGTCCTGCGTCCCGATGGGGATGGTCTTCAATCACTGCAAACGGTCGACGTTCCGGCGAAGCCGTCGTTCCTTGCGATCGATCCATCAGGACGATTCTTGGTCGCTTCGTACTATCAAACCGGGCAAGTATCGGTTCACCGCATCTTGGGCGAAGGTCGTCTGTCGAACCGCCCGGTGCAGTTGCTGGATGTCGGTCCGCACGCACACTGCGTGACCTTCGACTCACATGGGAAATTCGTATTTGTTTCCCACACATCGTCCAATTCGATCTCGCAGTTTGTTTTCGATAACAAATCCGGGAAACTGGTTCCCAATACGGACGTTCGGCTGCAGCGAGAACCTGGGTCGGGGCCACGGCATCTTGGATTTCATCCTGGCGACAAGTTCGCCTACGGAAGCGACGAACAGGGGCTAAGTGTCACGGCGTATCAGATCGACTCGTCCAGCGGCACATTGGCACGCCTGCAAACTTGTTCGACGGTGCCGGCCAATTTTGACGGCAAGGGAACCGCATCCCACGTCGAAGTGCACCCCAGTGGGAAGTATGTCTATGTCGCCAATCGGGGCCATGGAACCATTGCGGGGCTAACGATCGACGCAGAGAGCGGCGCACTTGAACGGTTCCAGAACGCCGCGACAGAACCGGTCGTCCGATCATTCTGCATTGCGCCCGACGGCCGCTACTTGGTCGCCGCTGGCCAGAGGTCAGACATCCTGGTCAGCTACCGGATCGCCGATGATGGGCGTCTGGAACCGGCGGACAAGCTAACGATCGGTGCAACACCTTGGTGGGTCACTTGCTTCCGCGCCAGCCAAACGCCCGCCCAAATCAGTACAGGGAAAAACGAACGCCGCGCCGATGCAATGTCCGCCGACGGCCGTTCGTCCAGCCCAGTGCCTGCGTCTGGCCAGGCCACGTTGTCGCTAGGGCAGGGCACGATGGCTGGTGAAGTGGGTGAATCTTCGGCGTTGCTGCAAACACGGCTAACGCTGGGCACGGCATTGAACGCCGATTTGGATCTTGTCGGCAGCCCCGGCGTTGCTCGGTTTGAATGGTCGACCAGTCCGGACTTTGCGGATGTCAAACGCAGTCCCTGGCAAACGTCGGTAGCCCAGCGTGACTACATCGTTCGCGTCACTGCCGACAATCTGGAACCCGATACAAAGTATTTCTATCGAGTCATCTTCGGCACTTCCCCATCCAACACAGACACTGGACCAACGTGTTCCCTTCGCACCTTGCCGGGGCCCGGCGGATCGCGACCGGTAAAGTTGATCGTTGGCAGTTGCATGAACTACATCAAGTTCATGCACGGTCGGGCTGGAAATGCGGGTGGCCCGTTGACCGCCACGCCGGAAGATAAACGCTTGGGGTTCCCTGCGTTTGTTTCGATGAAAGATGCGATGCCAGATTTCTTTGTCGGCACTGGCGATATCGTTTATTACGACAACCCGTATCGGGTCTCCACGACCGTCGAAGAATTGCGGCGTTGTTGGCACGAACAGTTCCGCTTTCCCCGCATGATTGAATTCTTCCAGCACGTTCCTGCGTACTGGTCCAAAGATGACCATGACTACCGTTACAACGATTCGGATAACGAAACCGATCGCGCGCCGTTGCCGCAAACCGCTGTCCGTCTGTTCAACGAGCAGCTTCCGATTGCGGCGATCGATGTCGTGCAACCCCGCGCCTATCGCACGATCCGTGTCAGCCGAGACGTCCAGATCTGGTTGACCGAAGGACGCGAATTCCGGTCGGCAAACGACGCTCCGGATGGGCCCGCAAAATCAATGTGGGGCAAGGTTCAACGGGACTGGATCAAGAGCACGCTTCAAGACAGCGATGCCAAGTGGAAATTGATCATCAGTCCCACCCCGATGGTCGGTCCCGATGATGGCTACAAGAAAGACAACCACACATCGTTGGAGGGATTTCGGCACGAAGCGAATCAGTTCTTTGATTGGGTCGAACAAAAACAGATCGAAAACCTTTTTCTGGTCTGCGGCGACCGTCACTGGCAATACCACAGCATCCATCCAAAGGGTGTGAACGAGTTTGCCGTGGGTGCGTTGAATGACGAAAATTCACGCATGGGTGTGCTTCCGGGGGCTGAGTTTGGGACGGACCCAACTGGGCAAATTATCCAACCCTACACGTCGCGGGAACCGAGCGGCGGTTATCTGCAGATCATTGCCGGTGACTCGCTTGACGTGCAGTTCTTTGACGACCAAGCCACACGCCTTTATCGAATCGTGTTCCCGTAG
- a CDS encoding zinc ribbon domain-containing protein has protein sequence MSSASKIEISTELLRTLHRIHRQLTDLHSRIDRGPRQIKAGETLVAKATADVESARQAIKAAKVTSDEKQLQLATREARMKELQAKLNTAASNREFNTLKDQIAADEQANLVQSDEIFEALEQIDVLEKALAEAEAELKKQQSEHTVRVKEVESKQVILKDDLAGVEQQLAAYEAKIPAAVLGDYKRITSAKGEDALAPVDENSCGGCYQTLTTQHIETLRMSVLMRCPNCNAFLYFPENLSP, from the coding sequence ATGTCCAGCGCATCGAAAATAGAAATCAGCACCGAACTTCTTCGCACGCTGCACCGCATCCATCGGCAGCTGACCGATCTGCACTCGCGAATCGACCGTGGACCAAGGCAAATCAAAGCTGGCGAAACGTTGGTGGCCAAAGCGACCGCGGATGTCGAAAGCGCCCGCCAGGCGATCAAGGCCGCGAAAGTCACCTCGGACGAAAAACAGTTGCAACTGGCGACCCGCGAAGCGCGGATGAAGGAGCTGCAAGCCAAACTGAATACCGCCGCCAGCAACCGAGAATTTAACACGCTGAAGGATCAGATCGCGGCCGACGAACAAGCCAACTTGGTCCAAAGCGACGAAATCTTTGAAGCACTCGAACAGATCGACGTGCTGGAAAAAGCGCTTGCCGAAGCCGAAGCAGAACTGAAGAAACAACAATCCGAACACACCGTCCGGGTCAAAGAAGTCGAATCGAAACAGGTCATCCTGAAAGACGACTTGGCTGGCGTGGAACAGCAGCTAGCGGCCTACGAAGCCAAGATTCCGGCCGCCGTGCTGGGCGACTACAAGCGGATCACCAGTGCAAAGGGCGAAGATGCGTTGGCACCGGTCGACGAAAATTCGTGCGGTGGGTGCTACCAGACGCTAACGACCCAGCACATCGAGACGCTTCGAATGTCGGTGTTGATGCGATGCCCCAACTGCAACGCGTTCCTGTACTTCCCCGAAAACCTCAGCCCCTAG